A portion of the Manihot esculenta cultivar AM560-2 chromosome 2, M.esculenta_v8, whole genome shotgun sequence genome contains these proteins:
- the LOC110609636 gene encoding prefoldin subunit 1 isoform X1, protein MADESNRTAFLEIQSRMIETTAKLKQVQNQMRTKEGEKKRAYLTLEELRQLPDETNTYKSIGRTFILEPKSVLMNEQEQKLKDSETALASLQTSKEYLEKQMAEVENNLRELLHQDPGLARQIMSMSVM, encoded by the exons ATGGCCGATGAGTCCAATAGAACT GCGTTTTTAGAGATTCAGAGTCGCATGATCGAAACTACTGCCAAATTGAAgcag GTGCAAAACCAGATGCGAACAAAGGAGGGAGAAAAGAAGCGAGCTTACTTAACGTTGGAGGAGTTACGCCAACTGCCTGACGAAACAAATACATACAAATCTATAG GGAGAAC GTTTATCTTGGAGCCAAAGTCAGTTTTAATGAATGAACAAGAACAGAAGCTCAAGGATAGTGAGACTGCACTAGCCTCACTGCAG ACCTCAAAAGAATACTTGGAAAAGCAAATGGCTGAGGTGGAGAACAACTTAAGGGAGCTTTTGCACCAAGATCCAGGTCTTGCTCGTCAGATAATGTCCATGAGTGTAATGTAA
- the LOC110609636 gene encoding prefoldin subunit 1 isoform X2: MIETTAKLKQVQNQMRTKEGEKKRAYLTLEELRQLPDETNTYKSIGRTFILEPKSVLMNEQEQKLKDSETALASLQTSKEYLEKQMAEVENNLRELLHQDPGLARQIMSMSVM; this comes from the exons ATGATCGAAACTACTGCCAAATTGAAgcag GTGCAAAACCAGATGCGAACAAAGGAGGGAGAAAAGAAGCGAGCTTACTTAACGTTGGAGGAGTTACGCCAACTGCCTGACGAAACAAATACATACAAATCTATAG GGAGAAC GTTTATCTTGGAGCCAAAGTCAGTTTTAATGAATGAACAAGAACAGAAGCTCAAGGATAGTGAGACTGCACTAGCCTCACTGCAG ACCTCAAAAGAATACTTGGAAAAGCAAATGGCTGAGGTGGAGAACAACTTAAGGGAGCTTTTGCACCAAGATCCAGGTCTTGCTCGTCAGATAATGTCCATGAGTGTAATGTAA